The following proteins come from a genomic window of Azospirillum humicireducens:
- a CDS encoding lipopolysaccharide biosynthesis protein yields the protein MALEAGTIIKHGWMFMVANVVNRAAGLLLLPLYAKVLSPAEFGVYALIGVVGDIVAVMLMIGMINAFTVVYFEHPDERGRSRVVSTTMIGLWAASLALLTVALPAGWGASELLFGSRDQGPIIAFAFAGIAFSAVFELALAYYRVHKRSGTCLLISVGKAVGLIGLNLSFLLWMNLGVTGIFLANAITFVGLGVGLTVAILAVNGLGFSFGLLKRVTVLGLPFMPQTMLDMGNQFAMRYLVNLLMGVAAVGVLSFGLRLATMLYMFLTASFLQIWSVSRIEAQENTAGREQSEFVFHLFVVLLSAAALGMALTAPEVLWLIASSEYDTVLPCMPLLVLAYVVHGVRMHAEVGLVKTKKVGVLPAISLGGLAVGVLIMAITLGPLGLMGGAIGVLGRELVMLGATEALCRRLAPKEPPLSLVRVLGILAPGAVAYLSGLALFGFEVNPTYTAAKVGLTMLFAVVALFGPSFGKADRAMLFRMAGRFLRRPQTA from the coding sequence ATGGCTCTCGAAGCTGGCACCATCATCAAGCATGGCTGGATGTTCATGGTGGCGAATGTGGTCAACCGCGCCGCGGGACTGCTTCTGCTGCCGCTCTATGCCAAGGTCCTGTCACCGGCGGAGTTCGGCGTCTATGCCCTGATCGGCGTCGTGGGCGACATCGTCGCCGTGATGCTGATGATCGGAATGATCAACGCCTTCACCGTCGTCTATTTCGAACATCCGGACGAGCGCGGCCGGTCCCGCGTGGTCAGCACGACGATGATCGGGCTGTGGGCCGCTTCGCTGGCGCTGCTGACGGTGGCGCTGCCGGCGGGCTGGGGCGCCAGCGAGCTGCTGTTCGGCAGCCGGGACCAGGGTCCGATCATCGCCTTCGCCTTCGCCGGCATCGCCTTCAGCGCGGTGTTCGAACTGGCTCTGGCCTATTACCGGGTCCACAAGCGGTCGGGCACCTGCCTGCTGATCTCCGTCGGCAAGGCGGTCGGTCTGATCGGCCTCAACCTCAGCTTCCTGCTCTGGATGAACCTGGGCGTCACCGGCATCTTCCTCGCCAACGCCATCACCTTCGTCGGGCTGGGCGTCGGGTTGACGGTGGCGATCCTGGCGGTGAACGGCCTCGGCTTCTCCTTCGGGCTGCTGAAGCGGGTGACGGTGCTGGGCCTGCCCTTCATGCCGCAGACGATGCTGGACATGGGCAACCAGTTCGCCATGCGCTATCTGGTCAACCTGCTGATGGGCGTGGCGGCGGTCGGCGTGCTGTCCTTCGGGCTGCGGCTCGCCACCATGCTCTACATGTTCCTGACCGCCTCCTTCCTGCAGATCTGGTCGGTCAGCCGGATCGAGGCGCAGGAGAACACCGCCGGCCGGGAACAGTCGGAATTCGTCTTCCACCTGTTCGTCGTCCTCCTGTCGGCGGCGGCGCTGGGCATGGCGCTGACCGCGCCGGAGGTGCTGTGGCTGATCGCGTCCAGCGAATACGATACGGTGCTGCCCTGCATGCCGCTGCTGGTGCTGGCCTATGTGGTGCACGGCGTGCGCATGCATGCCGAGGTCGGGCTGGTGAAGACCAAGAAGGTCGGCGTGCTGCCGGCGATCTCGCTGGGCGGGCTGGCGGTCGGCGTGCTGATCATGGCGATCACCCTGGGGCCGCTCGGCCTGATGGGCGGGGCCATCGGCGTGCTGGGGCGCGAACTGGTGATGCTGGGCGCCACCGAGGCACTATGCCGCCGCCTTGCCCCGAAGGAGCCGCCGCTGAGCCTGGTCCGTGTCCTGGGCATCCTGGCGCCCGGCGCCGTCGCCTATCTGTCCGGGCTGGCCCTGTTCGGGTTCGAGGTGAATCCGACCTACACCGCCGCCAAGGTCGGACTGACCATGCTGTTCGCCGTCGTCGCCCTGTTCGGGCCGAGCTTCGGCAAGGCCGACCGCGCGATGCTGTTCCGCATGGCCGGCCGGTTTCTTCGCCGTCCGCAGACGGCGTGA
- a CDS encoding exopolysaccharide biosynthesis polyprenyl glycosylphosphotransferase, protein MSKLDPEAVIDLTSAKKAALPTIAPGLLLALSDGLVLALVGWTLNHFLGTDPLIDPVEAAAWQRSLVTGLMLVPLVKSVFGIYTLGRFDYMERTRRTFQAAFLCCAVLAVPFIVMEGFRSFFVEALSIALLGFAVTYVADLLLIQGLLSSALDWRTPVMIVGAGPQGAAIAEKLQRLPWLGMRPVGFVDDDDSLWQTRVAGLPVMGPVELLAKSPAVAGQASAAIVADMGRHGGDLTGLVRTLPFRQVYCVLGEGNVSAVDATYHNLHGSLALRVSVRPPTGYLRIRRAMDIVLSAILLVLVAPLMLGLAVAIKLDSPGPVMFRQKRWAGGKQTFDLLKFRSMHVDAEEQLQQLLENDPVAREEYMTYHKLTVDPRITPLGRFLRRTSLDELPQLWNILMGDMSLIGPRAYMPKELPEVGDSAAVIGSVRPGLTGYWQVSGRHRTTFQERVSMDVFYVRNCGLLFDFFILCKTAVMVLKGDGS, encoded by the coding sequence ATGAGCAAACTGGACCCAGAAGCGGTCATCGATCTGACCTCGGCAAAGAAGGCGGCGTTACCGACGATCGCCCCCGGGCTGTTGCTGGCACTCTCCGATGGCCTCGTTCTCGCCCTGGTGGGTTGGACGCTCAACCATTTCCTCGGCACCGATCCGCTGATCGACCCGGTGGAGGCCGCCGCCTGGCAGCGGTCGCTCGTCACCGGCCTGATGCTGGTGCCGCTGGTGAAGTCGGTGTTCGGCATCTACACCCTCGGACGCTTCGACTACATGGAACGGACGAGACGGACCTTCCAGGCGGCCTTCCTGTGCTGCGCCGTGCTCGCCGTTCCCTTCATCGTGATGGAGGGCTTCCGCTCCTTCTTCGTGGAGGCGCTGTCGATCGCCCTGCTCGGCTTCGCCGTCACCTATGTGGCGGACCTGCTGCTGATCCAGGGGCTGCTGTCCAGCGCGCTGGACTGGCGCACGCCGGTGATGATCGTCGGCGCCGGCCCGCAGGGTGCCGCCATCGCCGAGAAGCTGCAGCGCCTGCCCTGGCTCGGCATGCGTCCGGTCGGCTTCGTCGACGACGACGACAGCCTGTGGCAGACCCGCGTCGCCGGGCTGCCGGTGATGGGGCCGGTCGAACTGCTTGCCAAATCGCCCGCCGTCGCCGGACAGGCCAGCGCCGCCATCGTCGCCGACATGGGACGCCACGGCGGCGACCTGACCGGCCTGGTGCGCACCCTGCCCTTCCGTCAGGTCTATTGCGTGCTGGGCGAAGGCAATGTCAGCGCCGTCGATGCGACCTATCACAATCTGCACGGTTCGTTGGCCCTGCGCGTCAGCGTGCGCCCGCCGACCGGCTACCTGCGCATCCGCCGGGCCATGGACATCGTGCTGTCGGCGATCCTGCTGGTCCTGGTGGCGCCGCTGATGCTGGGCCTCGCCGTCGCCATCAAGCTGGACAGCCCCGGCCCGGTGATGTTCCGCCAGAAGCGCTGGGCCGGCGGCAAGCAGACCTTCGACCTGCTGAAGTTCCGCTCCATGCATGTCGATGCCGAGGAACAGCTGCAGCAGCTGCTGGAGAACGACCCGGTCGCCCGCGAAGAATACATGACCTACCACAAGCTGACGGTCGATCCGCGCATCACCCCGCTCGGCCGCTTCCTGCGCCGGACCTCGCTCGACGAGCTGCCGCAGCTGTGGAACATCCTGATGGGCGACATGAGCCTGATCGGTCCGCGCGCCTACATGCCGAAGGAGCTGCCGGAGGTGGGTGACTCCGCCGCGGTGATCGGCTCCGTCCGTCCGGGCCTGACCGGCTACTGGCAGGTGTCCGGCCGTCACCGCACCACCTTCCAGGAACGCGTGTCGATGGATGTCTTCTATGTCCGCAACTGCGGCCTGCTGTTCGACTTCTTCATCCTCTGCAAGACAGCGGTGATGGTGCTGAAGGGCGACGGTTCGTAA
- a CDS encoding O-antigen ligase family protein — translation MKIFDFLEKSIAVIGIMAFGGSVLPLMLTGGDPLAGDLESAGVTVFYGGIYVLLLAAIALRPGIAFQIPFASPALTAMIAFAFLTALWSLFPDVTLRRSIAFLFTTVFGIWLGLRFRFPEIMRLLVVGLSALMFASFFMIFAMPEIGLDSAQHVGAWKGVFFQKNVTGRMMVWLILALVWLDWQKEQSRWVTRPLMILAMLLIVMSRSGTGLITSILVSVALLSTTMLRGSIRNFAPTMALLLALLVIMVTAGATFWYDVLYALGRDPTLTGRTVLWEHIVHSVGERPLQGYGYAAYWFGFNGPGSSFTRDWGITSAHSGWLELTLDLGLVGVALVLALLCRLLFQGFFAARYGNSRPEAAWTFAVGCALLAVSVSESVFAERHSMNWVIATIAVVRLVQQSRWQRLLNDRAAEQARLRRHTPAGMNPSGMGPAYAGQGRGL, via the coding sequence ATGAAAATCTTCGATTTTCTGGAAAAGAGCATCGCCGTCATCGGCATCATGGCCTTCGGGGGCTCGGTGCTTCCGCTGATGCTGACCGGCGGCGATCCGCTGGCCGGCGACCTGGAATCGGCCGGCGTCACCGTCTTTTACGGCGGCATCTATGTCCTGCTGCTCGCCGCCATCGCGCTGAGGCCGGGCATCGCCTTCCAGATTCCCTTCGCCAGCCCGGCACTTACGGCAATGATCGCCTTCGCCTTCCTGACCGCCCTGTGGTCGCTGTTCCCGGACGTGACGCTGCGCCGGTCGATCGCCTTCCTGTTCACCACGGTGTTCGGCATCTGGCTCGGCCTGCGCTTCCGCTTTCCGGAGATCATGCGGCTGCTCGTGGTCGGGTTGTCTGCGCTGATGTTCGCCTCCTTCTTCATGATCTTCGCGATGCCGGAGATCGGGCTGGACAGCGCCCAGCATGTCGGCGCCTGGAAGGGCGTGTTCTTCCAGAAGAACGTGACCGGCCGCATGATGGTCTGGCTGATCCTGGCCCTGGTCTGGCTGGACTGGCAGAAGGAGCAGAGCCGCTGGGTCACCCGGCCGCTGATGATCCTCGCCATGCTGCTGATCGTCATGAGCCGGTCGGGCACCGGCCTGATCACCTCCATCCTGGTGTCGGTGGCGCTGCTGTCCACCACCATGCTGCGCGGCAGCATCCGCAACTTCGCCCCCACCATGGCGCTGCTGCTGGCCCTGCTGGTCATCATGGTCACGGCGGGCGCCACCTTCTGGTACGACGTGCTCTATGCGCTGGGCCGCGATCCCACCCTGACAGGACGCACCGTCCTGTGGGAGCACATCGTCCATTCGGTCGGCGAGCGTCCGCTGCAGGGCTACGGCTATGCCGCCTACTGGTTCGGCTTCAACGGCCCCGGTTCCAGCTTCACCCGCGACTGGGGCATCACGTCGGCCCACAGCGGCTGGCTTGAGTTGACGCTCGACCTCGGGCTGGTCGGCGTGGCGCTGGTGCTGGCGCTGCTGTGCCGCCTGCTGTTCCAGGGCTTCTTCGCCGCCCGCTACGGCAACAGCCGGCCCGAGGCAGCCTGGACCTTCGCCGTCGGCTGCGCCCTGCTGGCGGTGTCGGTGTCGGAGAGCGTGTTCGCCGAGCGCCACTCGATGAACTGGGTGATCGCCACCATCGCCGTGGTCCGTCTGGTTCAGCAGAGCCGTTGGCAGCGGCTGCTGAACGACCGCGCCGCGGAGCAGGCCCGTCTGCGCCGACACACCCCGGCCGGGATGAACCCCTCGGGCATGGGGCCTGCCTACGCCGGCCAGGGACGCGGGCTCTAG
- a CDS encoding glycosyltransferase family 2 protein — protein MSQKNEPASINRPAAGKQKAGEQAAPNQRVTVVIPTRNRPDMVMRAVRSALDQTYRDLDVIVVIDGPDPATASHLATLADPRLTVMELETNHGAAEARNIGVRAARGDWIAFLDDDDHWMPEKVELQMAARPADIRFPIISCRCQVVTARGTFAWPRRLSTPADAIGDYLFVRRGLFKGETFAPTTTLLTPKALLLRNPIPKSRFDDWEWLITCGRIDGVALIHIPDVMAVHYTEENNRVTLSTCHNISHSLEWAEEMRNHLSPRAYASLLLQATGGEQAARTAGTRWRILNSALRDGQPTPMALATFTMHSLMPVGLRRRLRQALFSASDAA, from the coding sequence ATGAGCCAGAAGAACGAGCCGGCAAGCATCAACCGTCCGGCGGCCGGCAAGCAGAAGGCCGGCGAGCAGGCAGCGCCCAACCAGCGGGTCACCGTCGTCATCCCGACGCGCAACCGCCCGGACATGGTGATGCGGGCGGTGCGCAGCGCGCTGGACCAGACCTACCGCGACCTCGACGTGATCGTGGTGATCGACGGGCCGGATCCCGCCACCGCCTCCCATCTGGCGACGCTGGCCGATCCGCGGCTGACGGTGATGGAGCTTGAGACGAACCATGGTGCCGCGGAGGCCCGCAACATCGGCGTGCGCGCCGCCCGTGGCGACTGGATCGCCTTCCTCGACGACGACGACCATTGGATGCCGGAAAAGGTGGAGCTGCAGATGGCGGCACGCCCTGCCGACATCCGCTTCCCCATCATCAGCTGCCGCTGCCAGGTGGTGACCGCCCGCGGCACCTTCGCCTGGCCGCGCCGGCTGTCCACGCCGGCCGATGCCATCGGCGACTACCTGTTCGTCCGCCGCGGCCTGTTCAAGGGCGAGACCTTCGCCCCCACCACGACCCTGTTGACGCCCAAGGCGCTGCTGCTGCGCAACCCCATTCCCAAATCGCGCTTCGACGATTGGGAATGGCTGATCACCTGCGGCCGGATCGACGGCGTGGCGCTGATCCACATCCCCGACGTGATGGCCGTCCATTACACCGAGGAGAACAACCGGGTCACGCTGTCGACCTGCCACAACATCAGCCACTCGCTGGAATGGGCGGAGGAGATGCGCAACCACCTCTCCCCGCGCGCCTATGCCAGCCTCCTCCTCCAGGCCACCGGCGGCGAGCAGGCGGCCCGCACCGCCGGCACCCGCTGGCGAATCCTCAATTCAGCCTTGCGCGACGGCCAGCCGACGCCGATGGCGCTCGCCACCTTCACCATGCACTCGCTGATGCCCGTCGGACTGCGCCGCCGGCTGCGCCAAGCCCTGTTCTCCGCGTCCGACGCCGCCTGA
- a CDS encoding glycosyltransferase family 4 protein, with amino-acid sequence MDSINDSRGPSRQPETAKRTVVVFATPGALDGGGGIGRMTGYVVDQFDRTGTTRSIILDTRGTGSVLLSPFHLGLTLARMTWILVRRRASVVHINVSERASFLRKAAVQAVAGLLSCPTVVHLHGASFVEYFEGGPFARAISRWLFNRCGRVVVLGDNWRDYLIQSVRTDPRKIRVLYNAVPDVGADLSTRQPPEPGAVLSLLVLANLSERKGIGTLLRACALLKERGQPFRVTIGGGGDVDGYRAMAAELGVAEECSFLGWIGREEAHAHIRTHDMLLLPSTHEGLPMVILEALSARLPVITTPVGSIPEVLTDGKTARIIPVNDAAALAGAIAEVGSDSALYSRLAEQGRRLFLKQFVIDAYAKSLLAIYQELDRSGTELSGELGKLAGSAAAASKRR; translated from the coding sequence ATGGACAGCATCAACGACAGCCGTGGCCCCAGCCGCCAGCCGGAAACGGCAAAGCGCACCGTGGTCGTCTTCGCGACGCCGGGTGCGCTCGACGGCGGCGGCGGCATCGGCCGCATGACGGGCTATGTGGTCGACCAGTTCGACAGGACGGGGACGACCCGCTCGATCATCCTCGACACCCGCGGCACCGGGAGCGTTCTGCTGTCACCCTTCCACCTCGGCCTGACCCTGGCGCGGATGACCTGGATCCTGGTCCGCCGCCGGGCATCGGTCGTGCACATCAACGTGTCGGAGCGCGCCAGCTTCCTGCGCAAGGCGGCGGTACAGGCGGTGGCCGGGCTGCTGTCCTGCCCCACCGTCGTCCATCTGCATGGCGCATCCTTCGTCGAATATTTCGAAGGCGGCCCCTTCGCCCGCGCGATCAGCCGCTGGCTGTTCAACCGCTGCGGCCGGGTCGTCGTTCTGGGCGACAACTGGCGCGACTATCTGATCCAGTCGGTCCGCACCGACCCCCGCAAGATCAGGGTGCTCTACAACGCCGTTCCCGATGTCGGCGCCGATCTCAGCACCCGTCAGCCACCCGAACCGGGGGCCGTCCTCTCCCTGCTGGTGCTGGCCAACCTGTCGGAACGCAAGGGCATCGGCACCCTGCTGCGCGCCTGCGCCCTGCTGAAGGAGCGCGGCCAGCCCTTCCGGGTCACCATCGGCGGCGGCGGCGACGTGGACGGCTACCGCGCCATGGCCGCGGAGCTGGGGGTGGCGGAGGAGTGCAGCTTCCTCGGCTGGATCGGCCGGGAGGAGGCGCACGCCCATATCCGCACCCACGACATGCTGTTGCTGCCCTCGACCCATGAAGGCCTGCCGATGGTGATCCTGGAGGCGCTGTCGGCACGGCTGCCGGTGATCACCACCCCGGTCGGCTCGATCCCGGAGGTGCTGACCGACGGCAAGACCGCGCGGATCATCCCGGTCAACGACGCCGCCGCCCTCGCCGGCGCGATCGCGGAGGTCGGAAGCGACTCGGCGCTCTACAGCCGCCTGGCCGAGCAGGGACGCCGGCTGTTCCTGAAGCAGTTCGTGATCGACGCCTACGCCAAGTCGCTGCTGGCCATCTACCAGGAGCTCGACCGCAGCGGAACCGAGCTGTCGGGGGAACTGGGCAAGCTGGCCGGATCGGCCGCCGCGGCCTCCAAACGCAGGTGA
- a CDS encoding glycosyltransferase family 4 protein encodes MIYIVSPGGTQEKGGMGRVVDNFTTDLRQNCPDVRFEVVDSYGPGRFHLMPLYFARATARLAGCFVAGKADLVHIHMAEYGSVLRKGILIAMARTFGVPVVLHLHGGRFPKHFKDSSPVMRWAIRRMMAMTSEIVVLGEYWRDWVAEAFGPEARQRTTLLHNAVPGPAKPPVRDDAEDGFAGPVRLLFLGRLIKLKGIDVLLNALASPTCRDRNWQVTIAGDGDLETYRSLATELGIADRVTFTGWLDQTGCRRELASAHVLVQPSMFEGLPMSVLEAMAEGLTIVATPVGSVPDAIADGETGLLVPPGDVAALAGTLARVIDDRTLRRNLGAGARARWERQFDVAVFRERLLEIYRRNSRGGVSAAPAVPAGPVPASGPTSHSKSTTG; translated from the coding sequence ATGATCTACATCGTCTCCCCCGGCGGCACCCAGGAGAAAGGCGGAATGGGCCGTGTGGTCGACAACTTCACGACCGATCTGCGGCAGAATTGCCCGGATGTGAGGTTCGAGGTGGTCGACAGCTATGGTCCGGGCAGATTCCACCTGATGCCCCTCTACTTCGCACGGGCGACCGCCCGCCTCGCCGGCTGCTTCGTCGCCGGAAAAGCCGACCTCGTCCACATCCATATGGCGGAATATGGCAGCGTCCTGCGCAAGGGCATCCTGATCGCCATGGCCCGCACCTTCGGCGTGCCGGTGGTCCTGCACCTGCATGGCGGGCGTTTCCCGAAGCACTTCAAGGATTCGAGCCCGGTCATGCGCTGGGCGATCCGCCGCATGATGGCGATGACCAGCGAGATCGTCGTGCTGGGCGAGTACTGGCGCGACTGGGTCGCCGAGGCCTTCGGGCCGGAAGCGCGCCAGCGCACCACCCTGCTGCACAACGCCGTGCCCGGCCCGGCGAAGCCCCCCGTCCGCGACGATGCGGAGGACGGGTTCGCCGGTCCGGTACGCCTGCTGTTCCTCGGCCGGCTGATCAAGCTGAAGGGCATCGACGTCCTGCTGAACGCGCTGGCCTCCCCCACCTGCCGCGACCGCAATTGGCAGGTCACGATCGCCGGCGACGGAGACCTTGAGACCTACCGCAGCCTCGCGACGGAGCTGGGCATCGCCGACCGCGTGACCTTCACCGGATGGCTGGATCAGACCGGCTGCCGGCGCGAGCTGGCCAGCGCCCATGTGCTGGTCCAGCCCTCGATGTTCGAAGGTCTGCCGATGTCGGTGCTGGAGGCGATGGCGGAAGGGCTGACCATCGTCGCCACCCCGGTCGGCAGCGTTCCCGACGCCATCGCCGACGGCGAGACCGGGCTGCTGGTGCCGCCGGGCGACGTCGCGGCGCTGGCCGGCACGCTGGCGCGGGTGATCGACGACCGCACCCTGCGCCGCAATCTCGGCGCCGGCGCCCGCGCCCGGTGGGAGCGCCAGTTCGACGTCGCGGTGTTCCGCGAGCGGCTGCTGGAGATCTACCGCCGCAACTCGCGCGGTGGCGTGAGCGCGGCGCCCGCCGTTCCGGCCGGGCCGGTGCCGGCCTCCGGGCCGACGAGCCATTCCAAGAGCACGACGGGTTGA
- a CDS encoding polysaccharide deacetylase family protein: MKSAIANLVRWSGFGAMQRFLKARHGVTIVVYHDPTPEVLREHLRWYSKHYGFTTLDAVATARETGRWDKLPAYPLVITFDDGHRNNTELAPLFREFDLRPTIYLCSRIVGTARPYWWKTPAADGIGVERLKRVPDPERRRLLAEAGNDPDRDGADRQAMTWDEIARMTDVADYGAHTRTHPILLQCDDGRCADEIALCRTELEEALGRPCRHFAFPNGDFSDREVEEIRRAGYRTARTIDPGWNDASTDPLRLKAFPVSDDATVEWLSVQLTGIPAWLRKRKGGSGAAEAGEVMSGWSGTMTKPKSAGI, from the coding sequence ATGAAAAGCGCCATCGCCAATCTGGTGCGCTGGTCGGGATTCGGTGCGATGCAGCGGTTCCTGAAGGCGCGCCACGGCGTCACCATCGTCGTCTACCACGACCCCACCCCGGAGGTGCTGCGCGAGCATCTGCGCTGGTATTCGAAGCATTACGGCTTCACCACGCTGGACGCGGTGGCGACCGCAAGGGAAACCGGCCGCTGGGACAAGCTGCCCGCCTATCCGCTGGTGATCACCTTCGACGACGGTCATCGGAACAACACCGAACTGGCGCCGCTATTCCGCGAGTTCGACCTGCGCCCGACGATCTATCTCTGCAGCCGGATCGTCGGCACCGCCCGCCCCTACTGGTGGAAGACCCCCGCCGCCGACGGCATCGGGGTGGAGCGGCTGAAGCGGGTTCCCGATCCCGAACGCCGCCGCCTGCTGGCGGAGGCCGGCAACGATCCCGACCGTGACGGCGCCGACCGCCAGGCGATGACCTGGGACGAGATCGCGCGGATGACCGACGTTGCCGATTACGGCGCCCATACCCGAACCCACCCCATCCTCCTGCAATGCGACGACGGCCGCTGTGCCGACGAGATCGCGCTGTGCCGCACCGAGCTGGAAGAGGCGCTGGGCCGGCCCTGCCGGCATTTCGCCTTCCCCAACGGCGATTTCAGCGACCGCGAGGTCGAGGAGATCCGCCGTGCCGGCTACCGCACCGCGCGCACCATCGATCCCGGCTGGAACGACGCCTCCACCGATCCCCTGCGGCTGAAGGCCTTCCCCGTCTCCGACGATGCGACGGTGGAATGGCTCAGCGTGCAACTGACCGGCATCCCGGCCTGGCTGCGCAAGCGCAAGGGCGGCAGCGGCGCCGCCGAGGCCGGAGAGGTCATGTCCGGATGGTCGGGTACGATGACGAAACCAAAGTCCGCAGGCATATGA
- a CDS encoding acyl carrier protein, translating into MRTATLTDTTLTAPALPEIRAFIVENFLLGKDSGFDNSESLLESGIIDSTGIMHVVAFLEERFGIAVDDDDMIADNLESVDRIAAFVGRKQELRNAA; encoded by the coding sequence ATGCGGACCGCCACCCTGACCGACACGACCCTGACCGCTCCCGCCCTGCCGGAAATCCGCGCGTTCATCGTGGAGAACTTCCTGCTTGGCAAGGACTCCGGCTTCGACAACAGCGAATCCCTGCTGGAGTCGGGGATCATCGACAGCACCGGAATCATGCACGTCGTCGCCTTCCTGGAGGAGCGCTTCGGCATCGCTGTCGATGACGACGACATGATCGCCGACAACCTGGAATCGGTGGACCGCATCGCCGCCTTCGTCGGCCGCAAGCAGGAACTCCGCAACGCCGCCTGA
- a CDS encoding class I adenylate-forming enzyme family protein, with translation MAHLVQQFLAETARRVPDRTALIAGDARRSFAELDRESDAVACALQSAGIGRGDRVAVMLENSIEYVAGLFATLKAGGVFVPVNPSIKSDKLTYLLADAGVRVLIAPAALARQVLPALEAVETPPAVLWVGAGLPAGAAGLLYADAVAGQRRQPTDPGLIDQDLAAIMYTSGTTGRPKGVMLTHANYVNTSWAISTYLENTPDDVVMCVLPLTFGYGLSQVMTGARVGFTVVLERSFAFPMETLKRMVQHRVTGLPGVPTVFSTLLGLDAAKTADLDSLRYLTNAAAPLPAAHLRRLRERFPQAHFHSMYGMTECCTRISTLSPAELDAKPASVGRAIPNCEAFVADEEGNRLPPGQVGELVVRGANVMRGYWNRPEETARRLRRGPQGETLLFTGDLFTQDAEGHLYFVSRKDDVFKCRGEKVSPKEVENALYELDGVLEACVIGVPDEADGLAVKAFLVPRDGAALSEAAIRQHCRGRLESHLVPKFIEFRDSLPKTDSGKIRRAELVGEMRASDGSICPLSRVAGEG, from the coding sequence ATGGCCCATCTGGTTCAGCAGTTCCTCGCCGAAACGGCCCGGCGCGTTCCCGACCGCACCGCGCTGATCGCCGGGGATGCCCGCCGCAGCTTCGCCGAACTGGATCGTGAAAGCGACGCCGTCGCCTGCGCGCTCCAGTCGGCGGGGATCGGCCGCGGCGACCGCGTCGCGGTGATGCTGGAGAACTCCATCGAGTATGTCGCCGGCCTGTTCGCCACCCTCAAGGCCGGCGGCGTCTTCGTCCCCGTCAATCCGTCCATCAAGTCCGACAAACTGACCTACCTGCTGGCCGATGCCGGCGTCCGGGTCCTGATCGCCCCGGCGGCGCTGGCCCGGCAGGTCCTGCCGGCGCTGGAGGCGGTGGAAACCCCGCCCGCCGTCCTGTGGGTCGGCGCCGGTCTTCCGGCCGGCGCGGCGGGCCTTCTCTACGCCGATGCGGTGGCGGGCCAACGCCGCCAGCCGACCGATCCCGGACTGATCGACCAGGATCTGGCGGCGATCATGTACACCTCCGGCACCACCGGACGGCCGAAGGGCGTGATGCTGACCCACGCCAATTACGTCAACACCAGCTGGGCGATCTCCACCTATCTGGAGAACACGCCGGACGACGTGGTGATGTGCGTCCTGCCGCTGACCTTCGGCTATGGCCTGTCCCAGGTGATGACCGGCGCCCGTGTCGGCTTCACCGTGGTTCTGGAGCGGTCCTTCGCCTTCCCGATGGAAACGCTCAAGCGCATGGTCCAGCACCGCGTCACCGGCCTGCCCGGCGTGCCGACGGTCTTCTCCACCCTGCTGGGGCTTGACGCGGCGAAGACCGCCGATCTCGACAGCCTGCGCTATCTGACCAACGCCGCCGCCCCGCTGCCGGCCGCCCATCTCCGCCGGCTGCGCGAACGCTTTCCGCAAGCCCACTTCCATTCCATGTACGGCATGACCGAGTGCTGCACCCGCATCAGCACGCTCAGCCCCGCCGAACTGGACGCCAAGCCGGCCTCCGTCGGCCGCGCCATCCCCAACTGCGAAGCCTTCGTCGCCGACGAGGAGGGCAACCGTCTTCCTCCCGGCCAGGTGGGCGAGCTGGTGGTGCGCGGCGCCAACGTGATGCGCGGCTACTGGAACCGGCCGGAGGAGACCGCCCGTCGCCTGCGCCGGGGTCCGCAGGGCGAGACCCTGCTGTTCACCGGCGATCTCTTCACCCAGGACGCCGAGGGGCACCTCTACTTCGTCAGCCGCAAGGATGACGTCTTCAAGTGCCGCGGCGAGAAGGTCAGCCCCAAGGAGGTCGAAAACGCGCTGTACGAGCTGGACGGCGTTCTGGAGGCCTGCGTGATCGGCGTCCCCGACGAGGCGGACGGCTTGGCGGTCAAGGCCTTCCTCGTCCCGCGTGACGGTGCGGCCCTGTCGGAAGCAGCGATCCGCCAGCACTGCCGCGGCCGGCTGGAAAGCCACCTCGTGCCGAAATTCATCGAGTTCCGCGACAGCCTGCCCAAGACCGACTCCGGCAAGATCCGGCGGGCGGAACTGGTGGGGGAAATGCGAGCGTCCGACGGCAGCATCTGTCCCCTCTCCCGCGTAGCGGGGGAGGGTTAG